In Bradyrhizobium symbiodeficiens, the genomic stretch GTGAGCCTGCAATCGCCATCGCCGGGATGATCATGAAGAAGCGGCCGACGAACATCGCGCTTGCAAGCGTGAGGTTGTAGAACAAGGTGTTTCCGGTGAGGCCCGCGAAAGCCGAGCCGTTGTTGCCGGTCGCCGAGGTGAAGGCATAGAGCACTTCGGTGAACCCGTGGGGGCCGGCATTCGCCATGGAGGCGACCGCCGCCGGATAGACCACGCCGACTGCGGTCCAGCCGAGATACATCAGCGGCAGCACCAGGATGGCCAGCATCGCCATCTTGACCTCGCGCGCCTCGATCTTCTTGCCGACATATTCCGGCGTACGGCCGACCATCAGGCCTGCGACGAAGATCGCGAGCACGACGAACAGCAGCATGCCGTAGAGGCCGGCACCGACACCGCCGATGATAATCTCGCCGAGCTGCATGTTGATCAGCGGGATCATGCCGCCGAGCGCGGTGAAGCTGTCATGCATGGCGTTGACGGCACCACACGAGGCGGCCGTCGTGATCACGGCGAACAGCGAGGACGCGACGATGCCGAAGCGAACCTCCTTGCCCTCCATGTTGCCGCCTGTCAGGCCGAGCGCGTGCATCGTCGCGGTGCCGCTGGCTTCCGCCCAATAGGTGACGGCGACGCCCGCGATGAACAGCACGCCCATCACGGACAGGATCGCCCAACCCTGGCGCTGATTGCCGACCATGCGGCCGAACACGTTGGTCATGGCCGCGCCGAGCGTGAAGATCGACAGCATCTGCACGAAGTTCGACAGCGCGGTCGGGTTCTCGAAGGGGTGCGCCGCGTTGGCGTTGAAGAAGCCGCCGCCGTTGGTGCCGAGCATCTTGATGGCGACCTGCGAGGCGACCGGGCCGAGCGCGATGGTCTGCTTGGCGCCCTCGAGCGTCGTCGCCTCGACATACGGGCCGAGCGTCTGCGGCATGCCCTGCGAGACCAGGAACAGCGTGTAGACCACGCAGATCGGCAGCAGCACGTAGAGCGCGGTGCGGGTGACGTCGACCCAGAAATTGCCGACCGTACGCATCGAGGCGCGCGAGAAACCACGGATCAAGGCCATCGCCAGCGCGATGCCGGTTGCCGCCGACAGGAAGTTCTGATGCGTCAGGCCGAGCATCTGGACGAGATAGGACAACGTGCTCTCGCCGCCGTAGTTCTGCCAGTTGGTGTTGGTGATGAAGGAGATCGCAGTGTTGAACGAAAGATCTTCCGCGACCGCGCCCTGGCCTGCCGGATTGAAAGGCAGCACGGCCTGGAGGCGCATCACGCCGTAGATGATGAGGAAGCCCCCGACATGGAACAGCAGCATGGCGACCGTATAGGTCAGCCAATGCTGCTCGCGCTTCTCGTCGACGCCGGAGAACCAGTAGATCCCGGCCTCGATCGGGCGCAGCACCGGCGACAGGAACGTTCGCTCGCCGTTGAAGACGCGCGTCATGTACCAGCCGAGCGGTTTTGTCAGCGCGACGATGATCGCGCAGAAAAGAATGATCTGGAGCCAACCGATCATAGTCATGGCATTAACCCTTCAGACTTTGTGTCCGCCGCAGAAGCGGCAGCAGCAACGCAAGCAGGCAGGCGACGAGCGCGGCGTCGGCCAGCAGCAATTCGAGAAGCAGCAGCACGGGTCAGAACCGCTCGGGCCGCAGCAGCGCGTAGGTGAGGTAGAACAGCAGGCCGAGCGACACGGCACCGGCGAGCGAATAATCGAAGATCATGATCCGTCCCTCACAGCCGTTCGCAGGCGTAGGTGTAGCCGATCGCAAGCGCGAAGAAGCCGAAGCCCAGCGCCAGCATCAGAATGTCCATCATTGGAATACTCCTCGTTGCACTCCATCCCGGAGGCAACTGTGTCTCTATTCCCGGCAGGGGGCTTGCGTTGGATCAAGCGCAACGCAGGCCCCGCGGCTCCTGGCCGGAACTTTCACCGCGTTCAAGTGCCACCCCGGGCATAGGTTTTCGAGATGAGGGCTATGGCGAAGTTATAGGAATCTTATAAAAACCCGGGACGTCGTGATCGGTGGCCATACGCCCCCGACAGCGCATTCCAAACGGTCGTTCAGACCGGCGACGCAAGTACGCGATCTACCATCGTCCTCGCTGCCGATTGTTACCTCGGACGGTGGCCGAGGTCTTTTCAAAAGGCCTGCTTCTATAAATGCCTGCTTCGCACAAAGACTGCGGTCGAGATTGAACGCAGTCCAGACGCCCGAACTGGCGGCGACAGTGCATTTATGAAATCCTTATATCTCCCGCCTCTTCCCCATCTCGTTTTCAAATGTCCTTCCGGCCATCTTGGAGAGGCCGGCCGACTGACCGACGCCAATTCCAGGAGGCCTGACATGACCGCCGCTCTCCGACGCTATGCTCCCCCCTCACTCAGCGGACGCCTGCGCGATGCGCATGCGATGACGCAGCCGCTGATGCTCGAGATCATCGACACTGCTTGCCGGCGCTTTCCCTCACTCGGTCAGAGCGATCGCGCTGCGCGCGTGATGCGCCTGGTCGACGTGGAGGCCTGGGCTGATGCCGTGCTGGCGCTGATGGAGCTGGAGCTGCCGCTGTGGCAGGTCCGCCGCATCGCCTATGACGAGGGTGAGTGGCATTGCGCGCTCTCGCGAGAGCGCGAATTGCCGGATTGGCTCGACAACGCGGTCGAGGCACGTCACGCCGACCTGGCGCTCGCGCTGCTGTCGGCCTTCCTCGAGGTCCAGGCGTTAGCCGTGGAGACATCGCGGCCAAGCGTTCCCACGGTGCGTCCCGCTCCGGACCCGTTCTACGAGCCGCTCGGCTGCGAAAACTTCAGCTGAGCTAGCCGGAGGTTAGCGCCTTGCCGCAATCTTCGGACATATCGCCGGTCCTGAGCCCGACACGCGCGATCGCGCGCTTTGCCGTCCGCGTGGTACTCCTCGCCGCCTTTGCCGCCTTCGGCAGCATCGGCTTCGGGCGGAGCCTGGCAGCACTGCTCTGGATGTCGATCGTCCTGTGCGCCGCCGTCGCCCTCCTGCGGCGCGAGCCGCTGTTCGGTCGCGCCCTCAATCATTGGGACGAATGCGCCGCATTCGGTGCGCTGTTCGCGCTGGTCCATGCCGTCAACGAGCTGACCTGAACCCAGGCCTTTATGGCGCGCTTATGAGATCGCCGCGCAGCCTCACTCGAATTCATATCTGCTTGAAACGATATTGATCAGACGGTTGCGGGACATGCGCCCGCCACCTCTGTCAATCGGAAGGAATAAGTCCGTGAAACTCGTCGAACCTCCCTCGTGCAACTCGCCCTCGACCATCGTCTTCATCGGCCGCAACCACAGCGGACAGTGGGTCGCGCAGGAACAAAACGGCCTCTATGGCGGCCTGTTCGTCAGCCGCGTCCAGGCCATCAAGTACGCATTGTTCGAGAACGGCCAGCATCCCGAAACCATCGTCGAGCTGCCGCGCGAGATCGAGCTCGACATGGGCAAGAGCCCCAGCAGCAACAGCGCACGCCGCGCCGCCTGAGCCGGCGCATACGGGCGAAAAGCCATGTTCACTCCTCCCTCAGCCTGGTTCACCGGCTTCATCCCGGATATGCCGACTCCGTTCGATACGGCGGACGCGATCGATCTCAAGGCGTTCGCAGCTCTCTGCGAGCGCCAGGTCGCGGCCCGCGTTCCCGCGCTCGTGGTCTGCGAGACCGCTGGCGAGGCGCCGACGCTCTCGCCGGCCGAGCAGGAGCTCGTCATCCGCACGGCGGTCGATGTCACCCGCGGCCGCGTGCGGGTCATCGCCGGCGCGATGTCGAATGCGACCAGCCATGCTATCGAACTCGCGCGGCGGGCGGAGGCAGCCGGCGCCGATGCCGTCATGGCGGTGGTGCCCGCCTACAACAAGCCGATGCAGGAGGGCATGCTCGCGCACTTCCGCGCGATCGCCGGTGCGATCGGCTTGCCGGTGATCCTGCACGACGTTCCTTCCCGCACGCTGCGCCCGCTGGCCGACGAGACGCTTTTGCGTCTGGCCGAATCCCGCCAATTCGTGGGCTTGAGTGACGGCGGCGGCGACATCACCCGCCCGATGCGCCTGTCCCGGCACCTGTCTGCGGGCTTTCGCCTGCTGTCAGGCGACGACGTTACCGCCTTCGCCTACATCGCGGACGGCGGCGATGGCGTGATCTCCGAAGTTGCCAACATCGCGCCGGATCTCTGCCGCACGATCTTTTCGCAGGTCAGGCAAGGCCGGCTGCAATCCGCACGCTACCTGCACAAGCGCCTGATCCCGCTCATCACCTGCCTCTCCAGGGAAAGCCCGGCGGCCCTCAAGAGCGCCCTCGCCATGCTCAACTTGATGCGGCCGGACACGCGGCTGCCGATCGTGCCGTCCGACGCCGCTGGCCGCGCGGAGATCGCAAGAGCCTTCGCCGCGATCGCCGACGAGGAGCTGATCGATGGCGTCGGAGCCTGATGCGGCGCGGCCATCCGGCTCTCACATGCTGCAATCGACTGAAGAACCGCAGAGGCTGCTTCGGGCCTGGCAACTGGCGGTGCTGCGCTTTGCGGTGACGCTGGACGAACCCGACAGGCTCAATGTCGTCGCGCTCGCCACAGAGCTCGATCGTCTCGGCGGCCGGCGCGAGCTTGATGATACCCTCCATTTCTTCCGGCGAAGCTCCTCAAAACTGTGCGCGGCAATCCACGGGCAGCAACAGAATGCGGATGCAACCCTGGACGGCTTCTTCAGCCAGATCGAAGAACCACGCCTACGGCTCGCTTTCGCCGCAGCCATCGGCATGACGCATTCGGCCCCAGTAACGCCTGGGGTTCGATCGAAGCTGCGCGCCGACCTCTTCAAGGGGCTGACGGCGCGACGTCCGGTTTCCTTATGACATTCCTATATGACTGCCCTGGCGCTCATCTCGCAATCCTACGCCGGGATCATCATCCTACGAGACGGATCAGGACGGCTCTCGCCGCACCACAGACAAGGACTTCCGAAGATGTCGATGCTGACCCACGGCCTTGAACGGCCTCTCGCCTGGGCGGAGCGCCCGGTGCTGATTTCGGAAGCGCGCAAGGCACAGCTCAAGCGCCTCGCGCTCGGCGCGCTGACTTTGCTCTCGATGGGCAGCGTGCTCACCGCGCTCATTGCGCTGCGGACCGCAATCTACGTCTGGCATCTCCACCCCTGATCCACCGCGGCAGACATCATGACCCTGCAGATGTGTGAGGAGGCCGCCATGGCTGCCGTTGCTCTACAAGCCGTGCACCGCGCATCGAAGTCACGAACCGGGGCGCCTGATATCGGCGCGGCGACGGCGCTCAAGCCGCTCGATCCCGATGTCGTCAGCCCCGCCATTCCCGCCTTCTTCATCGGGCACAACCGTGCCGGCCTCTGGGTTGCCCGCGAGGCGCAGGGCCGCGCCGGCGGTCTCTTCCTGTTCAAGAGTTCCGCGGTCGAATTCGCCCACCGCCGCAGCGCGCCGGCCCGATGCGCACTGGTGTTTCCGGCCGAGACCTTCGAGCTCGACATCGAGAACCAGGGCAGTCCGCTGGTCGCGCTTGCGGCCCGATGGCTGGACGGGATGAAGCGAAATCTGGCCCGCCTTGTGAGGTAACGACATGATCGAGCTCAAGATCGTCATCCTGGTCGCATTGTTGGGCGCATTGCTGCTGGGCACGCGCGTCACCGCGCGCCCGGCCTCGGACGGCTAGCATGCAGCCCTTCAAGGGGAATCTCGAGCAGGCGGTCACAACGACCATCCTGACCATGACGCTCAGCCTGATCTGGGGCGCCATCCTGACGCTCGTGATCACGCTTGTCGCGCGCGGGCTCGGCGTCTAGCCCCTTCTTGCTCCGACCGTGAATCGAACTTGACTGCCTACGCGGCGAGCAACCCGGCCCACAGTGCGGTGACGTTGCCCGCCGAGGCGGGCCGTCCTGCGGAAAACGCCGCGCCGATCTGGCACAATTCCAGGGAACCGTGTAGAGCGGTTTCATGAGCACAGGCAGTGTCAACGTCGTCGCCCATCCCCTGGTCCAGCACAAGCTCTCGCTGATGCGGGAGAAGGATCGCTCGACCAAGAGCTTTCGCGAGATTCTGAACGAGATCGGGATGCTGCTCGGCTACGAGGTGACGCGCGATTTGCCGCTGGAGCTGGTCGAGATCGAGACGCCCATCGCGCCGATGCGGGCGCCCAAGATCGCCGGTAAAAAGCTCACGCTGGCGCCGATCCTGCGCGCCGGCGTCGGCTTCCTCGACGGCATGCTGGCGCTGATGCCCTCGGCGCGCATCGCCCATATCGGGCTCTACCGCGATCCCGAAACATTGCAGGCCGTGGAATATTACTTCAAGGCGCCGCAGGACCTGTCCGACCGCACCGTGATCCTGATGGACCCGATGCTGGCGACCGGCAACTCGGCCTGCGCCGGCGCCTCCCTGCTCAAGGCCCGCGGCGCCCGCGACATCCGCTTCGTGTGCCTTCTGGCCGCGCCCGAGGGTATCGCGCAGTTCCAGAGCGAGCATCCGGACGTGCCGATCTGGACCGCCGCGATCGACGAGCGACTCAACGACCACGGCTACATCGTGCCTGGCCTGGGCGATGCCGGCGACCGGATGTTCGGCACCAAGTAGACAGGTCGGCGCGATCGGGTTACTCCCCTTGCCATGAGTGCCAACGCGTTTTCGCTGCAATCGCTGATCCGGTCAGAGTCCGTCGCCGATCCCGCCTTCGTATGCGACGGTACGCCGGTCTCGCACGCGGAGTTCACCGAAAGGATCGAGCAGACCGCGGCCTGGCTTGCGGCGCAGGGGATCGGCAGGGGCGACGTGGTCGCAGTCTGGCTGGTCAACCGGATCGAATGGCTCGCGCTGCTGTTCGCCGCCGCCCGCTGTGGTGCGATCGTCGCGGCCGTCAATACGCGCTACCGCAGCGCGGAAGTCGCGCATCTGCTTCGTTTGTCCGGCGCCAGGCTGATGGTGGTCGAGGCCGCATTCCGTGCGATCGACTTTGCTGCGATCCTCTCCGATGTCGCAAAGGACGAGGTGCCGGCACTGCAACGGCTCGCGGTGGTCGGTGCGGATGCGATCCCGGCGCACTGGCCCTGCGTACGCTTCGATGCGTTCGACACGAACTATCCGCCGGCACCAGCTCAAGATGAGGTCGATCTTCCGGTGCTGCTCTACACGACCTCAGGCACTACCAAGGGGCCGAAGCTCGTTGCGCATTCGCAGCGGACGCTGGCCACGCACGCCAATTCCGTTGCCCGCGCGCTCCAGCTTGATCCGCAGCGTCATGCGCTGCTGGCCATGCTGCCGTTCTGCGGAACTTTCGGCATGACGAGCCTGCTCGGCTTCGTCGCGGCGGGTGCGACCGTTCACGTGCTTGACGCCTTCGAGGCGGCACCGGCACTGGAGATCCTCAGCACGCAAGGCATCACGCACGCCTTCGGCTCGGACGAGATGTTCCGCCGCATCCTCGCCCTCACCGATGCACCACGCCCGTTCCCGCATCTGGAAGTCTGCGGCTTCGCCGCGTTCCAGCCCGGCTGGCGCGAGCTTGCCGCGGAGGCCGAGACGCGCGGCCTGCCGCTGTTCGGCTTGTATGGCTCGAGCGAGGTGCAGGCCCTGTTCTCGATCGCCCGCGCCGGCGATGCCTTCGCCGACCGGATCGAGGGCGGCGGCTGGCCGATGTCGGCCGATGCAAAGGTGCGCGTGCGCGACACCGAGACCGGCGAACTCGCAGCGCTCGGCGTTTCCGGCGAGATCGAGATCAACGCGCCGTCCCGCTTCCTCGGTTACTTCAACAATCCCGATGCGACGCGCGATGCGTTCACAGCGGACGGCTTCTTCCGCACCGGAGACATCGGCCGGCTCCGCGGCGATGGTTCCTTCGTCTACGAGACCCGCGCCGGCGATGCCATGCGGCTCGGCGGTTTCCTCGTCGCGCCCGGCGAGATCGAGGACGAGCTCAAATCGTGCAACGGCGTGGCCGACGCCCAGGTGGTTGCAGTCGATCTCAAGGGCCAGGCGCGCTGCGTCGCCTTCGTGATCCCGGCGAAGGAGCCACCAATGCAGGAGACGCTGATCGCGCGCCTGCGCGAGCGGCTCGCCGGCTACAAGGTCCCAGCCCGGATTTATGTCGTGGAAGCCTTTCCCGTCACCGACAGCGCCAACGGCGTCAAGATCCAGCGCGCCCGGCTTCGTGCCATGGCGATGGAGCGCATCGCGGCCGAATGAGGCCGGCCTATTTCAGATAGCTCGCAAGATTCAGACTCAGGATCTTGCCAAGCGCCGAATAGGACGCGGTAAGTTGCGACTCGTAGGTCGAGAGCTCCGCCGTAACGGCGGCGACGTCGACGCTGGTGAGGTCGCTCGACAACGTCTCGGCATAGCTCTTGTAGTCGGCCTGGCGCGCGCTCGCCGTCTCGATCGAGGACGCCGCGCTGGAGAGCTTCGCCTGCACGGCCGCAGTGTCGTCGAGCGCCGTGCTGGCAAGATCGAGCGCGCTGGAGATGTCCGCAGACGACAGCGAGGTGCTGTTGGCCACGAATTTCAGCACACGCATCACTTCCTCGAACGCCGAATTGTCGGCGGTGACCCCATAGGAGACGGTCTCACCGGCGCCGACACGCACCGAGGCGAGCTCGTCGTCGCCGCCGTAGTAGCTGCTGTCCGCCGTGGTGAGGGACCCCGTCCCGGACGAAAAGCCCGTGAGATCGACCGGGGCCGTGTCGGTCCTGCCGCCGGCAAAGACATATTGGCCGTCATACTGCGTGTTCATGATCGACCCCATCTCCTCCAGCATCTGCTGGGCCGAACTGATCACCGAATTCGTCTCGGTCGAGCTTCCGGTCGAGGCGGCGCTGAGCTGGGAGCGAAGTTGAGTGATGATATCGGTCATCGAGCCGACCGCCGAATACATCACCTGCACCTTGCTGTCGGCGAGCGTCGCGGCGTCGATATAGGACTGCGCGCGCGTCACCGAGACCTGGAGGTTGACGACGTGCTGGGCGTCCGAGCCGTAGCCGCCGAGATCGCTCGAGATGATGCCGGACGATTCCTGGACCTGCTTCTCGGCCATGACCGCCTGCACGCGCAGCGCGTCGGAGATCATCTTGCTCGACTGCGCGAAGGTCGCGACCCGCATCGCCACCATGCCCCACTGCCTCCTATGTCGACTGCACGGCGGAGAGCAGCGACGAATACATCGAGTTGACGGCCTGGATCAGCGCTGAAGCTGCCGAATATTTGTTCTGGAGCGTGCTGAGCTTCGCCGATTCCTCGTCCAGGTTGACGCCCGACTGCGACGACAGCGAGTTCGCATAGGTCGACTGCGCGGTCTCCTTGGCGGTGTAGTTGGTGGAGGCCTGCGACGACTTGCTCGCGACATCGGAGACGACGGCCGAGGCGTAATCGGCGAGGGAGCCGGTGGTGGCGGCGAGCCCGCCGGTGGAGGAAAATGTCCGGGACTCCGTCAAGGCATCGTAGAAGGCATTGACGACGGTGGCGGACCCCGACGACAGCACCGAATCGCCGACCGTCAGGCTCGACGAGGAGTCCAGTGTCGCGAGCTGAAGCTCGTTGGTCCCGGACAGGATCTTGCTGTTGACCGCGATATCCGACGCGCTCGTTCCAGTCACCAAATCGTTGAGACCGAAATACTCCGAAAATCCCTCGCCTGAGCTTCCCACCGAGCTCGTCATCTCGTTGACGGCGACGCCATTGCCGGAGCCGGTCGCCGTGATCGAGAGATGGCCGTCCGAATCGACCGATGCGGAGAGCCCGGAGATGCCGTTGATCGCGGTAACGAGATCGCCGACCGTGGAATAGGACGAGAGGTCGAGATCACCGTAGGAGACCAGATTGCCGCTCTGGTCGGTGGCTGCGATGCGCACCGTGCCGGTGGCGGAGAGCGCCGTGCTGCTGACGCTGGTCATCCCGGTGAGGCTCGTCGGCGCCGGCACTGCGGACGCGCTGTTCGAGACGCTGTTCATGGCCGAGGCGAGTTGCTGGGCGAGCTGGTCGAGCTGGGATTGCGCGTCCGGCAGGGTCTTGTCGCGCAAGGTGACGAGCGCGCCGATATCGCCGCCTGATATCTGGGAGGTGATATCGACCCCGTTCACCGTGATCGCGCTGAAGCCACTCGACGACGAGCCGGCGGTGTAAGTCGTCGACGCCGTCACGTTGGCCGCGGCGGTATAGCTGATCGTGTGCGCGGTACTGTCGACCAGCGCCTGGCCGGACGTGGTATAGATCTGGAGATCGCCGTTCGACGCCGTGAAATAGCTGATGTTCATCTTGGAGGCGACGTCCTGGAGCGCGGTGTTGCGCTGGTCCTCCAGGTCCGCGGTCGATTGGCCGGCCGCCGCCGTCTGCTTGATTGCTGCGTTGAGATCCGCGATCTGCTCCAGATCCGCATTGACGTCATCGATCGAGGACGAGATGTCCTGGTCGGCATCGCCACGGAGCTTCTGGATCCCGTTCGATGTCTCCCGCAACTGGCTCGCGACGTCATCGAGTGCGCTGATGACATTGGATTGCAGCGAGGCGCTGCTCGGCGTGCTCGCCAGCGAAGACAGCGCCGATTCCAGCGTGGCGATGCTGTTTGCGAGCGAGGTTCCCGTGGAGCTCCCATCGGTGCTGCTGGTCGAGCCGTAGAGCTTTTCGAGCGAGGTCAGATAGGTGTTGGTCTTGTCGGCCGATCCGAGCTCGGAGGTCGCGGAGATCAGCGACTTCAGCAGCAGCTTGTCGACCGTCGAGGTGATGCCCGTCACCGTGACGCCGGTGCCGACGCCGTTGGTGACGCTGCTCGACTGGTTCGCTGTCTTTGTGGTGTATCCCGTCGTGTCCGCGTTCGAAATGTTCGACGACGTCACGCTGATCTGCACCGACGTGGCCGACAGCCCGCTGAAGGCGATCGATCGCGCGATATTGAGTGACACGGCGGGATCCCCGACTCGTCAGGCGCTGCGGCTGGTGCCGCTGGAGACGGAGCGCACGGCGACCCGGCCGGAAGCGCCATAGGGCGACACCGCCGCGATCTGCTCGCGGATCGCCTGCATGACGGCCTCGATCCGGCGGTTGCTGGCCTCGATCGCCGCGCGCAGGCGCACCAGGTTCTCGTCCATCGCCGCGCGCAGCTTCAGGATCCGTTCCATGAGCTGCTCGCGCAGAATCCGGTCCGCGACGTTCAGGCTGGTCGTGCCCGCCGCGCACTCGGCAACGGTCCTTTCGAACATCTCCGCCAGGCGGTTCTTCTCGTCGACCTGCTTCAGGCGCGAGGCCGGCAGGCCCTTGGCCAGCTCCACATTCTCCTCGGCGACCAGCGCGGTCAGAACGTCGATGAGTGCGATCAGCGACTTGATCCGCGTGTCGCCGTTTGCGGCGCTCGTTCTCGTGGCGTGGCTCTTGGCTTTGGCTACAGTCATGGTTATCGCCTTCTTCTAGTTATTCCGCTTGCCGCGGCCGGCCTGCGCGTTACGCAGGTAAGCGCCGATCGCGGTCTTCCTGACGGATGCTTGCCTCATCTCACCCTCGACCTCCGCGCATTCCCGCAGCAGGCCACGGCGCGCCGTCTCGACATCGTCGATCAGCGCGAGCAATTGCCTGCGGTCGCCGCCCTTGGCGGTCGCGGCCCGCGACACCAGTCGTTGCAGCCGACGCAGCAATGCCTCTCCGACAACTCTGGACTCTCCACTGCGCACCACTCACCTCATCGCCGAGATTAGGGTGTCGTACATCTTGTTGACGGTCGAGATGACCTGGGACGCGGCCGAATAGGCTTGCTGCGCCGAGATCATGCTCGAGAACTGGCTGGAGGTGTCGGTGGTCGAGGACTCCAGCTCGCCGCCGAAG encodes the following:
- the upp gene encoding uracil phosphoribosyltransferase — encoded protein: MSTGSVNVVAHPLVQHKLSLMREKDRSTKSFREILNEIGMLLGYEVTRDLPLELVEIETPIAPMRAPKIAGKKLTLAPILRAGVGFLDGMLALMPSARIAHIGLYRDPETLQAVEYYFKAPQDLSDRTVILMDPMLATGNSACAGASLLKARGARDIRFVCLLAAPEGIAQFQSEHPDVPIWTAAIDERLNDHGYIVPGLGDAGDRMFGTK
- a CDS encoding K(+)-transporting ATPase subunit F, producing the protein MIFDYSLAGAVSLGLLFYLTYALLRPERF
- the dapA gene encoding 4-hydroxy-tetrahydrodipicolinate synthase, translated to MFTPPSAWFTGFIPDMPTPFDTADAIDLKAFAALCERQVAARVPALVVCETAGEAPTLSPAEQELVIRTAVDVTRGRVRVIAGAMSNATSHAIELARRAEAAGADAVMAVVPAYNKPMQEGMLAHFRAIAGAIGLPVILHDVPSRTLRPLADETLLRLAESRQFVGLSDGGGDITRPMRLSRHLSAGFRLLSGDDVTAFAYIADGGDGVISEVANIAPDLCRTIFSQVRQGRLQSARYLHKRLIPLITCLSRESPAALKSALAMLNLMRPDTRLPIVPSDAAGRAEIARAFAAIADEELIDGVGA
- a CDS encoding flagellin; this encodes MVAMRVATFAQSSKMISDALRVQAVMAEKQVQESSGIISSDLGGYGSDAQHVVNLQVSVTRAQSYIDAATLADSKVQVMYSAVGSMTDIITQLRSQLSAASTGSSTETNSVISSAQQMLEEMGSIMNTQYDGQYVFAGGRTDTAPVDLTGFSSGTGSLTTADSSYYGGDDELASVRVGAGETVSYGVTADNSAFEEVMRVLKFVANSTSLSSADISSALDLASTALDDTAAVQAKLSSAASSIETASARQADYKSYAETLSSDLTSVDVAAVTAELSTYESQLTASYSALGKILSLNLASYLK
- a CDS encoding flagellar protein FlgN gives rise to the protein MTVAKAKSHATRTSAANGDTRIKSLIALIDVLTALVAEENVELAKGLPASRLKQVDEKNRLAEMFERTVAECAAGTTSLNVADRILREQLMERILKLRAAMDENLVRLRAAIEASNRRIEAVMQAIREQIAAVSPYGASGRVAVRSVSSGTSRSA
- a CDS encoding AMP-binding protein, which produces MSANAFSLQSLIRSESVADPAFVCDGTPVSHAEFTERIEQTAAWLAAQGIGRGDVVAVWLVNRIEWLALLFAAARCGAIVAAVNTRYRSAEVAHLLRLSGARLMVVEAAFRAIDFAAILSDVAKDEVPALQRLAVVGADAIPAHWPCVRFDAFDTNYPPAPAQDEVDLPVLLYTTSGTTKGPKLVAHSQRTLATHANSVARALQLDPQRHALLAMLPFCGTFGMTSLLGFVAAGATVHVLDAFEAAPALEILSTQGITHAFGSDEMFRRILALTDAPRPFPHLEVCGFAAFQPGWRELAAEAETRGLPLFGLYGSSEVQALFSIARAGDAFADRIEGGGWPMSADAKVRVRDTETGELAALGVSGEIEINAPSRFLGYFNNPDATRDAFTADGFFRTGDIGRLRGDGSFVYETRAGDAMRLGGFLVAPGEIEDELKSCNGVADAQVVAVDLKGQARCVAFVIPAKEPPMQETLIARLRERLAGYKVPARIYVVEAFPVTDSANGVKIQRARLRAMAMERIAAE
- the kdpA gene encoding potassium-transporting ATPase subunit KdpA; amino-acid sequence: MTMIGWLQIILFCAIIVALTKPLGWYMTRVFNGERTFLSPVLRPIEAGIYWFSGVDEKREQHWLTYTVAMLLFHVGGFLIIYGVMRLQAVLPFNPAGQGAVAEDLSFNTAISFITNTNWQNYGGESTLSYLVQMLGLTHQNFLSAATGIALAMALIRGFSRASMRTVGNFWVDVTRTALYVLLPICVVYTLFLVSQGMPQTLGPYVEATTLEGAKQTIALGPVASQVAIKMLGTNGGGFFNANAAHPFENPTALSNFVQMLSIFTLGAAMTNVFGRMVGNQRQGWAILSVMGVLFIAGVAVTYWAEASGTATMHALGLTGGNMEGKEVRFGIVASSLFAVITTAASCGAVNAMHDSFTALGGMIPLINMQLGEIIIGGVGAGLYGMLLFVVLAIFVAGLMVGRTPEYVGKKIEAREVKMAMLAILVLPLMYLGWTAVGVVYPAAVASMANAGPHGFTEVLYAFTSATGNNGSAFAGLTGNTLFYNLTLASAMFVGRFFMIIPAMAIAGSLAAKKSIPPSAGTFPTTGGLFVGLVVGVILIIGGLTFFPALALGPIVEHLAMNAGQVF
- the flgK gene encoding flagellar hook-associated protein FlgK, whose amino-acid sequence is MSLNIARSIAFSGLSATSVQISVTSSNISNADTTGYTTKTANQSSSVTNGVGTGVTVTGITSTVDKLLLKSLISATSELGSADKTNTYLTSLEKLYGSTSSTDGSSTGTSLANSIATLESALSSLASTPSSASLQSNVISALDDVASQLRETSNGIQKLRGDADQDISSSIDDVNADLEQIADLNAAIKQTAAAGQSTADLEDQRNTALQDVASKMNISYFTASNGDLQIYTTSGQALVDSTAHTISYTAAANVTASTTYTAGSSSSGFSAITVNGVDITSQISGGDIGALVTLRDKTLPDAQSQLDQLAQQLASAMNSVSNSASAVPAPTSLTGMTSVSSTALSATGTVRIAATDQSGNLVSYGDLDLSSYSTVGDLVTAINGISGLSASVDSDGHLSITATGSGNGVAVNEMTSSVGSSGEGFSEYFGLNDLVTGTSASDIAVNSKILSGTNELQLATLDSSSSLTVGDSVLSSGSATVVNAFYDALTESRTFSSTGGLAATTGSLADYASAVVSDVASKSSQASTNYTAKETAQSTYANSLSSQSGVNLDEESAKLSTLQNKYSAASALIQAVNSMYSSLLSAVQST